A single region of the Ptychodera flava strain L36383 chromosome 9, AS_Pfla_20210202, whole genome shotgun sequence genome encodes:
- the LOC139140701 gene encoding uncharacterized protein isoform X1 — translation MSEEHGIGTSSRDVQKIEQAHNLNSDTTITKPIVQPVLVPRPRQGAGSQLTPNQNMAEILAASPVEALHEQLKTLSVTKQKPNGEKDVQDGEDTMDERRSSGSRKQDDENDSKEGLSMASVTSPGGDATPKQPVQLAPTRRLAPNFEVPYKPSRRNSSKKKQPPKRSQSAIGFPGHQTNPPPVHHSLSSPALEDEETRQREYKRTTSMVSTSSGEIQEEFETLQTELVQGYLKDNPDGMLKLSLSSPLPPNDVSNYSSSATSVSSGNSGMYANSPKFFDEETRRENTPFGSSSNSSGIGTYLTPDTSPTDAAMQTTIAELCRALSRDNGIVQSGTRVTVSRQDGQDEMRIRLTPQKTTKDIAKGISAKVFSRPNVSAFTLVSEDGDPVPLHKEIGENELRMRMVPVGEHDEWTWKVTRDGGIQAREDDEIFFDIGHFN, via the exons ATGAGCGAAGAACACGGAATTGGTACAAGCTCAAGGGATGTGCAGAAGATAGAGCAAGCCCACAACCTCAACAGTGACACGACAATAACAAAACCCATCGTCCAGCCAGTGTTGGTGCCAAGGCCTCGACAAGGTGCTGGGAGCCAGCTGACCCCGAATCAAAACATGGCTGAGATACTCGCTGCGAGTCCGGTAGAAGCCCTGCACGAACAGCTGAAGACCCTTTCAGTCACAAAGCAGAAACCAAATGGTGAGAAAGATGTTCAGGATGGTGAAGACACTATGGATGAAAGACGCAGCAGTGGTTCCCGGAAGCAAGATGATGAGAATGATAGCAAGGAAGGTCTCAGCATGGCAAGTGTGACAAGTCCAGGTGGCGATGCCACACCCAAGCAACCAGTCCAACTGGCACCAACTCGACGTCTGGCACCAAACTTTGAAGTTCCCTACAAGCCATCACGAAGGAATtcatcaaagaaaaaacaacCACCAAAGAGAAGCCAGTCAGCTATTGGCTTTCCTGGACATCAGACAAACCCACCTCCGGTACACCATTCTCTGAGCAGCCCAGCATTAGAGGATGAAGAAACACGACAGAGAGAGTACAAGAGAACAACATCTATGGTGTCCACTTCAAGTGGTGAGATACAAGAAGAGTTTGAAACTCTCCAGACAG AACTAGTCCAGGGTTATCTGAAGGATAACCCTGATGGGATGCTGAAGCTCTCTCTGTCATCACCTCTCCCACCCAATGACGTGAGCAATTATTCATCTTCAGCGACGTCAGTCAGCTCTGGGAATAGTGGCATGTATGCCAACAGCCCTAAG TTCTTTGATGAGGAGACCAGAAGAGAGAACACCCCGTTTGGTAGTAGCAGCAATTCTTCCGGTATTGGTACGTATCTAACCCCGGATACATCCCCAACTGACGCAGCAATGCAAACAACCATTGCAGAGTTATGCCGAGCATTGTCCAGAGACAACGGCATAGTGCAGTCAG GAACTAGAGTGACCGTGTCTCGCCAGGATGGCCAGGATGAAATGCGTATCAGACTGACACCACAGAAAACCACTAAAGACATTGCCAAGGGAATCAGTGCTAAG GTTTTCAGTCGCCCCAATGTCTCGGCTTTCACCCTGGTGTCCGAGGATGGTGATCCAGTGCCGCTCCATAAGGAAATCGGGGAGAATGAGTTGCGGATGAGGATGGTACCAGTAGGTGAACACGACGAATGGACCTGGAAAGTTACTAGGGATGGAGGTATCCAGGCCAGAGAAGACGACGAAATCTTCTTTGATATCGGTCACTTCAACTGA
- the LOC139140694 gene encoding uncharacterized protein: MANYQPEYEPQMIGHQEQGVPEPYRQFKFEDSADQSCVLNAFLQLQGLREELDQWSNKLDLCLSSLRKHPSVAKHVDPALDGLPKRIRRGDGAGKFEGGDLKMLKDIGEDEEELTCDQWTKTDSIELEKVGQHAFSAKTLSISEEQIQYNKACAPERHGTVGDTGFAEASNFSTAVVRQAVPSISTPGINPVQEEQEHIVAAQIQQPASFAEQLAGAHPDSTSESDEVLEKVVGSDLKLTEDDCSLSEGSYTEGNESKTEVDNHGKAVMPARECGNPNPGKCPPPVPMSLLFMQQIYEQRERARPQKNIELETHESVDDDLQAENSVVIPKDTEEVPHDDQNTTFSESQSSKQ; encoded by the exons ATGGCAAACTACCAGCCAGAATACGAGCCACAAATGATAGGCCACCAGGAACAGGGTGTTCCGGAACCATATAGGCAGTTTAAGTTTGAGGACAGTGCAGACCAAAGTTGTGTGTTGAATGCCTTCCTCCAACTTCAAGGCCTACGAGAGGAGCTTGACCAGTGGTCCAATAAACTAGACTTGTGCCTGTCTTCATTGAGGAAGCATCCTTCTGTCGCCAAGCATGTAGACCCAGCGCTGGATGGTCTTCCGAAGAGAATCAGAAGAGGTGATGGTGCAGGAAAGTTTGAAG GTGGggatttgaaaatgttgaaagacATTGGTGAGGACGAAGAAGAATTGACATGTGATCAGTGGACCAAGACAGACTCCATTGAACTAGAAAAGGTTGGGCAACATGCATTTAGTGCCAAGACTCTCTCAATTTCTGAAGAGCAG ATCCAATACAACAAAGCATGTGCCCCAGAGAGACACGGAACAGTTGGGGACACCGGATTTGCTGAGGCAAGTAATTTCAGTACAGCAGTTGTTAGGCAAGCCGTGCCCTCAATTTCAACTCCAGGCATCAATCCAGTACAAGAGGAACAGGAACACATTGTAGCTGCACAGATTCAACAGCCGGCTTCTTTTGCCGAACAGCTTGCCGGAGCTCACCCAGACAGCACATCAGAAAGTGACGAAGTGCTGGAAAAGGTAGTTGGTTCTGACTTGAAACTCACTGAAGATGACTGTAGTCTGTCTGAAGGAAGCTACACTGAAGGAAATGAAAGCAAGACAGAAGTAGACAACCATGGAAAAGCTGTTATGCCTGCCAGGGAATGTGGAAACCCAAATCCTGGAAAATGCCCTCCCCCTGTACCCATGAGTCTCCTTTTCATGCAGCAAATATATGAACAGCGGGAAAGGGCGAGGCCACAGAAAAACATTGAGCTTGAAACTCACGAATCTGTTGATGATGATTTACAGGCTGAAAATTCTGTCGTAATCCCCAAGGACACAGAGGAAGTGCCTCATGATGATCAAAATACAACTTTTTCTGAAAGTCAGTCATCAAAACAGTGA
- the LOC139140701 gene encoding uncharacterized protein isoform X2, producing MSEEHGIGTSSRDVQKIEQAHNLNSDTTITKPIVQPVLVPRPRQGAGSQLTPNQNMAEILAASPVEALHEQLKTLSVTKQKPNGEKDVQDGEDTMDERRSSGSRKQDDENDSKEGLSMASVTSPGGDATPKQPVQLAPTRRLAPNFEVPYKPSRRNSSKKKQPPKRSQSAIGFPGHQTNPPPVHHSLSSPALEDEETRQREYKRTTSMVSTSSGEIQEEFETLQTELVQGYLKDNPDGMLKLSLSSPLPPNDVSNYSSSATSVSSGNSGMYANSPKFFDEETRRENTPFGSSSNSSGIGTRVTVSRQDGQDEMRIRLTPQKTTKDIAKGISAKVFSRPNVSAFTLVSEDGDPVPLHKEIGENELRMRMVPVGEHDEWTWKVTRDGGIQAREDDEIFFDIGHFN from the exons ATGAGCGAAGAACACGGAATTGGTACAAGCTCAAGGGATGTGCAGAAGATAGAGCAAGCCCACAACCTCAACAGTGACACGACAATAACAAAACCCATCGTCCAGCCAGTGTTGGTGCCAAGGCCTCGACAAGGTGCTGGGAGCCAGCTGACCCCGAATCAAAACATGGCTGAGATACTCGCTGCGAGTCCGGTAGAAGCCCTGCACGAACAGCTGAAGACCCTTTCAGTCACAAAGCAGAAACCAAATGGTGAGAAAGATGTTCAGGATGGTGAAGACACTATGGATGAAAGACGCAGCAGTGGTTCCCGGAAGCAAGATGATGAGAATGATAGCAAGGAAGGTCTCAGCATGGCAAGTGTGACAAGTCCAGGTGGCGATGCCACACCCAAGCAACCAGTCCAACTGGCACCAACTCGACGTCTGGCACCAAACTTTGAAGTTCCCTACAAGCCATCACGAAGGAATtcatcaaagaaaaaacaacCACCAAAGAGAAGCCAGTCAGCTATTGGCTTTCCTGGACATCAGACAAACCCACCTCCGGTACACCATTCTCTGAGCAGCCCAGCATTAGAGGATGAAGAAACACGACAGAGAGAGTACAAGAGAACAACATCTATGGTGTCCACTTCAAGTGGTGAGATACAAGAAGAGTTTGAAACTCTCCAGACAG AACTAGTCCAGGGTTATCTGAAGGATAACCCTGATGGGATGCTGAAGCTCTCTCTGTCATCACCTCTCCCACCCAATGACGTGAGCAATTATTCATCTTCAGCGACGTCAGTCAGCTCTGGGAATAGTGGCATGTATGCCAACAGCCCTAAG TTCTTTGATGAGGAGACCAGAAGAGAGAACACCCCGTTTGGTAGTAGCAGCAATTCTTCCGGTATTG GAACTAGAGTGACCGTGTCTCGCCAGGATGGCCAGGATGAAATGCGTATCAGACTGACACCACAGAAAACCACTAAAGACATTGCCAAGGGAATCAGTGCTAAG GTTTTCAGTCGCCCCAATGTCTCGGCTTTCACCCTGGTGTCCGAGGATGGTGATCCAGTGCCGCTCCATAAGGAAATCGGGGAGAATGAGTTGCGGATGAGGATGGTACCAGTAGGTGAACACGACGAATGGACCTGGAAAGTTACTAGGGATGGAGGTATCCAGGCCAGAGAAGACGACGAAATCTTCTTTGATATCGGTCACTTCAACTGA